The following nucleotide sequence is from Saccharomycodes ludwigii strain NBRC 1722 chromosome VII, whole genome shotgun sequence.
atatagtatatttaagataatatatatgCTGTTTCCCCTTTGTGTGTTCCTCtgcagtttttttttttattttatatgtaGAACTACAGCTTGTGGGTgactttttcaaaactgtTCAAACTCAGGATCCTATTTTTAACAAGATTACCTGTTGtttgctgctgctgctgctcttcctttattttttcaatttgaaCTTCTAATAAGGACTTCTTAccagtttttttaatagtggATCTGGCCATTGATTTACCACTTGCCATCTCTTCTCTAGCTTTCTTAATCATCAGAGCAAATTcattatctttttcaacAGCCAAATATCCccttttacttttatccAAATAATACTCAATATCTTTCCTTCTTGTTGGACGAGCAGGCAAGGGCAATCTTCcatatttttccaaaaaccATTCAGGGTTCAATAAAGCACGCAAACTCAATTTAGAATAATACTTTGCAACAAATTCACCACCATTTTCTTCGATTGTCCTAATAGCACTTGCACTAGCTTTAGTTGCTTCTATTTTTAGAGGTGGTAAAGTATACCTAGTTGATTTCCcactaataattttgacGCCATCTACAATGCGGCCAGTTACCAATCCTAAATCTTGCATAGCTTTCATATCCAAATTTAAAGTGCCTGACTGCTGTCCTTGGGACACCGCCAAAAACTGGTCTAATCTGCCAGTACGATAGAAAAAAGCTAATCTATCTAAATTCAATTCGCTTAACTTCAAAGCATTTGTGTGCTTGAACCCAATCTTTGGAAATAACTTATAAATCGGAGTTTGACCACCTTCAAACCAACTTTTAACTTTGCCTCTTGCCTTTTGACCCTTTTGACCTTTACCACTTGTCTTACCGTAGCCTGACGATGGACCTCTACCTACTCTCTTTGGTGAAAACTTAGTAGACCCTTCTGCAGGTTTTAAATCTGATAATATAGATATACAACGTTTGGTTGTTGTGCTACAGgaagaaaacaaaacattGGTAAATCTCGTAACACCAATATTTCTaagcattttttttgtttttattatttttgtttagtaactgtttatttattaattatccTTCTCCCTCTTGGAATTTCTGAATTCAAAACGATTTTGCTATTAATTTGCAAggtagaaaaagaagaagagaaaaaccTTTAgaaataatcttttttttggatataattaaaaacattgagagaaaaatttttttattttattcttttctgtttttacatattttttttttcgttaaATAACTTTTGATAGTATTGTCTGTATCATTTCGTACGAAATAAAAACCGAGAAATCAAAAACAGCTTaacattttgtttattttatgtaCAACttaaaagattattattaaactttgtattattaaactTTGTACTATTAAACGTAGGGTATATACTAATGATAAATAtcgagaaaaaaaaaaaattagaaaattaaaaaactaaaattaaaataactcATGACTAATAAAATGAATGTGTGTAtgctaaaataaaatataacaaatgccagaaaaaaaaaaaaaaaaaaaactaaaatagaataaaaaaccTAAAagctcaaaaaaaaaaaaaaaaaaatatgaactttaataaacaaataacctaaaagaaaataatacgTGAAACGAAAAGGACTAAATCGTATCCAAAGATAATACAAACCAACGTATCATCCCATCCTACTACTCCTACTATATTTGCTATATCTCACATCTGGATTAATAACTTTCAAAGCACCACCGCTTCCACGATTATAACTTTCGTCGTCGTCTTCATCATAATTATCATCGTCATCGTAGTCCTCAATTTCATTGTCATCTAGCTCATCATTGGAATCATTATGGTATGGGTTATAATCATGAAATACTTCTTCAAATGAAGAAATTCTTCTATCGTTATTACCAAGGTCCAAATCAGTATAATGGTCGTCGATTTCGATTTCCTCTTCATTATCTTCCCCTGCATCTGCTTTATTGGCCTTTTTAGTGCTATGATTAATATCATTCTTTTCACCACTTCCAATCATACTTGAAGACCTTGTGGTGGAAGAGTCGTGGAAATTGGTATCATCATTGGaactatcattattattattaatattattttcgtAGCCTTCGTCGTCATCATCGTCTCTAAATTCTTCGGCTATAATTGGTGCAATCAAAGCGTGGTTGTTGTGCATGTTATTGGTACCATTACCATCACCATCACCATCAACAGACGCCTTATTTCTTAGTCTAGACGCAAAAGATCCTTTACTTCCCATGGTATTGTTTTTACTATTACCTCTTGCAAATCCCATGATCTTGAAACTATCCAGTCTTTTACCGCTTGTTGCACCATCACTCGTAGAtttaccattattgttgaaaCTGGCagtattactactactattgGTAGTGATATTACTAGCGACTTCATCATCTTGTGGTGGCAATCCAAATGAATAAGGCTGATACTGTTTGGTTTCTTCTAAATCGGGTTTTTCGTTCTTCTTATGGTGCCTATACcacaaaataaacaatatacatgataatattaaaataccAACAACTACGccaacaacaataccaaCGATAGCACCAGTACTTATGGATTTAGATACTGATGTTGATTTACCGTTGCTATTATATCCATTCATAGCAACAGCAGTATTTGATGATGCCCCTGCATTTGTTGGTTGAACAGATCTCGTTTCTGTGATCACAATATATGAGGTCACAGGTGCATTGTTGCCGGAGGTGGTAATGTTGTTATTTGCACCATCGTTATTTGTGTTTATACTATGTGATAAGGTGGTTATTACACGGGAGGTGATTATTTCTGTAGTTAATTTGGGAATAATTGTAGTGGATGATCTCATAGATTGAGGCAAAGTGGTAGAACTTGTGGAAGTAGTAGAGCTTGTGGAAGTAGTAGAGCTTGTGGAAGTAGTAGAGCTTGTGGAAGTAGTAGAGCTTGTAGGAATAATAGAACTTGTAGAAGTAGTAGAGCTTGTAGGAATAATAGAACTTGTAGGAATAATAGAACTTGTAGGAATAATAGAACTTGTAGGAATAATAGAACTTGTAGGAATAGTAGAACTTgtagaaataatagaacttgtagaaataatagaacttgtagaaataatagaaCTTGTGGGAACAACAGAGCTTgtagaaataatagaaCTTGTGGGAACAACAGAGCTTGCAGAACTAGTAGATATTATGCTTTGTGTAAGTAGTAAAGTTGAACTTGTCATAATTGATGAAATTGAACTACTTTGTACGCTTGAAGAACTTACCGTGATGGAAATACTTAGTACAGTTGACACACTAGAAGTACTTGGAATATTCGAGCTAGTACTAGCAGTGCTACTATAACTTAAAATAGTTGACGTAACAGGGTTAAAATTAGAACTCGTATATAATACACTGGAAATACTATCAATATCGGAACTAATACCACTGGAACTGgcagaaaaataaatagaacTAACAATATTAGAAATGGAAGAAGAGGAACTGAGTACACTGGTAGTTAAATAATTGTATTGAGCGGAACTAGTTAAAATCTGAgaagaataataattggAAGTGGAGGTGGAAGAAGTAGGTGTAGAGATACTACTGGTAGAAGTTGAAGAAATAAGTGTGGAAGTACTACTGGCAGAAGTTGAAGAAGTAAGTGTAGAAGTACTACTAATAGTATCCTGTAGTTGTCCCAAATCATTAGCATTaacataaatatttaaatatccATCACCACCACACATTTGTTGAGGATACCCATTACAACCAACATTACAATTAGTCGAGTCAACACTTTGTAGCTCGGTCAAAAACTCAGCTGACGAACCACAGTAACATGTTCCACCATCCAATAACCCCAAAATGCTTTCCCCATCACATTGTTCTTCACACCAACCCACACtttgataaatatattctCCCTTACTTGTTAAATATTGCTGTACATCACTTAATTTATAACAACCCTGCGAATCGAAGATATCTGCCAAAACTGGTGTGGTGTTTAGGAGAactaaaaatgaaaacacTAGCATAAATAAAGACGAAAATCGTATTGATCCAAAAGtcccattattattagcataataacaataataaaaaatagagATTAACATAATATTCTATCTCTATGAATATGTCAATGggtatatatgtatatgcTTTTTCGttttacaattattattatacctttaatattgataatCTCCGTTTGGTGTTTTTCTTGCTACCCTAGATGCCTAGTTGTATGGGCTCGACTCATTGTTTAAAGcactaattaaaaattaataaatgaatatatatatatatatatatatatatgcgtGAAATAAGATCTCgagctttaaaaaaaaaaaagaaaaaacaacaacaacaacaacaacaaccaatCAATAAGTCCCTTTgtcatatttattttgtatttacCTTTGAGATCTACGCTCTTATCTGTGTATAacaatagaaataaatatgtgggtaaaagaaagaattaAACTGCGGTATTTTCTGGGACTTGTT
It contains:
- the MRPL10 gene encoding mitochondrial 54S ribosomal protein uL15m (similar to Saccharomyces cerevisiae YNL284C | MRPL10 | Mitochondrial Ribosomal Protein Large subunit), with the translated sequence MLRNIGVTRFTNVLFSSCSTTTKRCISILSDLKPAEGSTKFSPKRVGRGPSSGYGKTSGKGQKGQKARGKVKSWFEGGQTPIYKLFPKIGFKHTNALKLSELNLDRLAFFYRTGRLDQFLAVSQGQQSGTLNLDMKAMQDLGLVTGRIVDGVKIISGKSTRYTLPPLKIEATKASASAIRTIEENGGEFVAKYYSKLSLRALLNPEWFLEKYGRLPLPARPTRRKDIEYYLDKSKRGYLAVEKDNEFALMIKKAREEMASGKSMARSTIKKTGKKSLLEVQIEKIKEEQQQQQTTGNLVKNRILSLNSFEKVTHKL
- a CDS encoding uncharacterized protein (similar to Saccharomyces cerevisiae YNL283C | WSC2 | cell Wall integrity and Stress response Component (paralog of YOL105C | WSC3)), which produces MLISIFYYCYYANNNGTFGSIRFSSLFMLVFSFLVLLNTTPVLADIFDSQGCYKLSDVQQYLTSKGEYIYQSVGWCEEQCDGESILGLLDGGTCYCGSSAEFLTELQSVDSTNCNVGCNGYPQQMCGGDGYLNIYVNANDLGQLQDTISSTSTLTSSTSASSTSTLISSTSTSSISTPTSSTSTSNYYSSQILTSSAQYNYLTTSVLSSSSSISNIVSSIYFSASSSGISSDIDSISSVLYTSSNFNPVTSTILSYSSTASTSSNIPSTSSVSTVLSISITVSSSSVQSSSISSIMTSSTLLLTQSIISTSSASSVVPTSSIISTSSVVPTSSIISTSSIISTSSIISTSSTIPTSSIIPTSSIIPTSSIIPTSSIIPTSSTTSTSSIIPTSSTTSTSSTTSTSSTTSTSSTTSTSSTTLPQSMRSSTTIIPKLTTEIITSRVITTLSHSINTNNDGANNNITTSGNNAPVTSYIVITETRSVQPTNAGASSNTAVAMNGYNSNGKSTSVSKSISTGAIVGIVVGVVVGILILSCILFILWYRHHKKNEKPDLEETKQYQPYSFGLPPQDDEVASNITTNSSSNTASFNNNGKSTSDGATSGKRLDSFKIMGFARGNSKNNTMGSKGSFASRLRNKASVDGDGDGNGTNNMHNNHALIAPIIAEEFRDDDDDEGYENNINNNNDSSNDDTNFHDSSTTRSSSMIGSGEKNDINHSTKKANKADAGEDNEEEIEIDDHYTDLDLGNNDRRISSFEEVFHDYNPYHNDSNDELDDNEIEDYDDDDNYDEDDDESYNRGSGGALKVINPDVRYSKYSRSSRMG